A genomic segment from Halomonas sp. GD1P12 encodes:
- a CDS encoding MATE family efflux transporter, whose protein sequence is MRIWALAWPIILSNVTVPLLGLVDTAVVGHLPDSRYLAAVTLGATLFGFLYWGFGFLRMGTTGLVAQAMGREAPNDIKHLLGQSLLLAVLIGAALVLASSPLIDLGLWLLDGSKEAQALAREYAEIRLWSAPAVLANYTILGWFLGQQNARVTLYLLLLTNAVNIALDLVFVVGLGMTSNGVALASVIADYSALAFGAWLVVRQLRLLDGVFERSRLWRLRAYRALFSVNAHLFVRTLGLLFATAFFTAQGARQGDTMLAANAVLLQFIMLTSYALDGFAHAAESLTGRAFGRRDWAGFAATVKAAARFSFYTALATALGFALFGNVLIALLTGLLEVRTTAAEYLPWMVAMPLIAVWSYLLDGVFIGTTAVREMRNSIFAGLGVYLPAWWLFQGLGNHGLWLAFTLFMLTRSAVLAGYYARYRRSRWCAAQAEY, encoded by the coding sequence GTGCGCATCTGGGCGCTCGCCTGGCCCATCATTCTCTCCAACGTCACCGTCCCGCTTCTGGGGCTGGTGGACACTGCCGTGGTCGGCCACCTGCCGGATTCGCGCTATCTGGCCGCGGTCACTCTGGGCGCAACGCTGTTCGGTTTTCTTTATTGGGGCTTTGGCTTTCTGCGCATGGGCACCACCGGCCTGGTCGCCCAGGCCATGGGCCGCGAGGCACCCAATGACATCAAACATCTTTTGGGGCAGTCGCTTTTACTGGCGGTTTTGATCGGCGCGGCGCTGGTGCTTGCGAGCTCGCCGCTGATCGACCTTGGGCTGTGGCTGCTCGATGGAAGCAAAGAGGCTCAGGCGCTTGCCCGCGAGTACGCCGAGATTCGGCTTTGGTCTGCGCCGGCGGTGCTGGCCAACTATACGATTCTGGGCTGGTTTCTGGGCCAGCAAAACGCTCGCGTTACGCTCTACCTGCTGCTTTTGACCAACGCCGTCAATATCGCGCTCGATCTCGTCTTCGTGGTGGGTCTTGGCATGACCAGCAACGGCGTGGCGCTGGCAAGCGTCATTGCCGACTACAGCGCGCTGGCCTTCGGCGCGTGGCTGGTGGTTCGCCAGCTGCGGCTGCTGGACGGCGTCTTCGAGCGCTCAAGACTCTGGCGGCTTCGCGCCTACCGGGCGCTTTTCAGCGTCAACGCGCACCTGTTCGTGCGCACCCTGGGGCTTTTGTTCGCCACCGCGTTTTTCACCGCCCAGGGCGCGCGCCAGGGCGATACGATGCTTGCCGCCAATGCGGTGCTTTTGCAGTTCATCATGCTGACCAGCTACGCGCTGGACGGCTTTGCCCACGCGGCCGAATCGCTGACCGGCCGGGCGTTTGGCCGACGCGACTGGGCGGGCTTTGCGGCCACGGTCAAGGCCGCCGCGCGCTTTTCGTTTTACACGGCGCTGGCTACCGCGCTTGGTTTCGCGCTGTTCGGTAACGTCCTGATCGCGCTGTTGACCGGTCTTTTAGAGGTGCGCACGACCGCCGCCGAGTACCTGCCCTGGATGGTCGCCATGCCCCTGATCGCGGTGTGGAGCTATCTGCTCGACGGCGTATTCATCGGCACCACCGCGGTGCGCGAAATGCGCAACAGCATCTTCGCAGGCCTTGGCGTTTATCTGCCCGCCTGGTGGCTCTTCCAGGGGCTTGGCAATCACGGGCTGTGGCTCGCCTTTACGCTGTTCATGCTCACCCGCTCCGCAGTGCTCGCCGGCTACTACGCCCGCTACCGGCGAAGCCGCTGGTGCGCCGCCCAGGCGGAGTATTGA
- a CDS encoding YfhL family 4Fe-4S dicluster ferredoxin: MSLMITDECINCDVCEPECPNDAISPGEEIYVIDPGLCTECVGHFDEPQCQQVCPVDCIPLDPNRPETKEQLLKKYHLITAA; the protein is encoded by the coding sequence ATGTCCCTGATGATTACCGACGAATGCATCAACTGCGACGTCTGCGAGCCGGAATGCCCTAACGATGCGATCTCGCCGGGTGAAGAAATCTACGTGATCGACCCGGGTCTTTGCACCGAGTGCGTCGGCCACTTCGACGAGCCTCAGTGCCAACAGGTCTGCCCGGTGGACTGCATCCCGCTCGACCCGAACCGCCCGGAAACCAAAGAGCAGCTGTTGAAAAAGTATCACCTCATTACTGCCGCCTGA
- the coaD gene encoding pantetheine-phosphate adenylyltransferase → MSAEQPRVAVYPGTFDPITNGHFDLIARAAKMFDRVVIAVAESPNKKPALSLDQRIALVESTCHELPNVSAVGFSSLLTTLMADLDARIMLRGIRAASDFEYELQLANMNRAQNPTLESVFLTPAVENSYISSTIVREIARLGGDVSALVPPKVAEALAERFNAP, encoded by the coding sequence ATGAGCGCCGAGCAACCCCGAGTGGCGGTCTACCCCGGCACGTTCGACCCGATCACCAACGGTCATTTCGATCTGATCGCGCGCGCCGCGAAGATGTTCGATCGCGTGGTGATCGCCGTGGCCGAAAGCCCTAACAAGAAGCCGGCGCTATCGCTGGATCAGCGCATCGCGCTGGTGGAATCGACGTGCCATGAGCTTCCCAACGTGTCGGCGGTCGGGTTCTCGTCGCTTTTGACCACCCTGATGGCGGATCTCGATGCGCGCATCATGCTGCGCGGCATTCGCGCCGCCTCCGACTTTGAGTACGAGCTGCAGCTTGCTAACATGAACCGGGCGCAGAATCCGACGCTCGAGAGCGTGTTTTTGACGCCGGCGGTCGAGAACTCCTATATTTCGTCGACGATCGTTCGCGAAATCGCGCGCCTTGGCGGCGATGTGTCCGCGCTGGTGCCTCCCAAGGTCGCCGAGGCGTTGGCCGAGCGCTTCAACGCCCCTTGA
- a CDS encoding beta-ketoacyl synthase codes for MGGINPAGRTSGHQAFRRTVLDALPTDQKRHTLESLAALMRLAIHTEQGWQNDQGEPIEAPTETLFERVLNHTLIRRNEDPHFLAPGMPASRQAEMALDTPLHFTLRRRQLPEQLPANWEVSDTEDARHVKVSVPAGVFNALLPDAQTPKVVAAAQLPTGFDPASLYRSVHHPRGLSMAIFAASDCLGASGLEWERLRERLDPDKIAVYAGNSIGQLDEAGWGGLMKSLVSGNRATSKQMPLGYAQMPADFLNAYVLGSVGSTGAALGACASFLYNLRLGLQDIREGRARVVMVGTADAPITPEIIEGFRAMGALADDASLKALDALELLTDADYQRACRPFAQNCGFTMAEASQFVMLMDDTLALETGADILGAVPDVFVNADGFKRSISAPGIGNYITLGKAAALVRDMLGDTALKQRTFVHAHGTSTPKNRTTESHVLHEIARANGIDAWPVVAIKAFIGHSQGSAAGDQLTSALGSFQHDLLPGIPTLDAVASDVHAERLRFFQTPLAFKADASFINAKGFGGNNATGVVLSPSVTERLLEKRHGDQAMQAWRARREDVRARSKAYLAQADRGHYAPRYQFGEAVLEGPELGIDMDRIHIPGYAQPVSLTVDNPFGRLDDEESAS; via the coding sequence ATGGGCGGCATCAATCCTGCTGGCAGAACCTCGGGCCATCAGGCCTTTCGCCGCACCGTGCTTGATGCGCTACCTACTGATCAAAAGCGCCATACGCTGGAGAGCCTGGCGGCGCTAATGCGCTTGGCGATCCATACCGAGCAGGGCTGGCAAAATGACCAGGGCGAGCCGATCGAGGCGCCCACCGAGACGCTTTTCGAGCGCGTCTTGAACCACACGCTGATCCGGCGCAACGAAGATCCGCACTTTCTCGCCCCCGGTATGCCCGCCAGCCGCCAGGCAGAGATGGCCCTCGACACCCCGCTGCACTTCACGCTGCGCCGGCGCCAGCTGCCGGAGCAGCTGCCGGCCAACTGGGAAGTGAGCGACACCGAGGACGCCCGCCACGTGAAGGTCAGCGTGCCCGCCGGGGTGTTCAATGCGCTGCTGCCGGATGCCCAGACGCCCAAGGTCGTGGCCGCCGCGCAGTTGCCTACCGGTTTCGACCCGGCAAGCCTTTATCGCAGCGTGCACCACCCGCGGGGGCTGTCGATGGCCATTTTCGCCGCCAGCGACTGCTTGGGCGCCAGCGGCCTTGAGTGGGAGCGGCTGCGCGAGCGCCTGGACCCGGACAAGATCGCCGTTTACGCCGGCAACTCCATTGGCCAGCTCGACGAGGCCGGCTGGGGCGGGCTGATGAAAAGCCTGGTGAGCGGCAACCGCGCCACCTCCAAGCAGATGCCGCTGGGCTACGCGCAGATGCCAGCGGACTTTCTCAACGCCTACGTGCTGGGAAGCGTCGGCAGCACCGGAGCCGCACTCGGCGCCTGTGCAAGCTTTCTCTACAACCTGCGTTTAGGGCTTCAGGACATTCGCGAAGGCCGCGCTCGGGTGGTGATGGTGGGCACCGCGGATGCGCCGATCACCCCGGAGATCATCGAAGGCTTTCGCGCCATGGGGGCGCTGGCCGACGACGCCAGTCTCAAGGCGCTCGACGCCCTCGAGCTTCTGACCGACGCGGATTACCAGCGCGCCTGCCGGCCTTTCGCCCAGAACTGCGGCTTCACCATGGCCGAGGCGAGCCAGTTCGTGATGCTGATGGACGATACGCTGGCGCTCGAGACCGGCGCGGATATCCTCGGCGCGGTGCCGGACGTGTTCGTCAACGCCGACGGCTTCAAACGCTCGATCTCCGCCCCCGGCATCGGCAACTACATTACGCTTGGCAAGGCGGCGGCGCTGGTGCGCGACATGCTCGGCGACACGGCGCTCAAGCAGCGCACGTTCGTGCATGCCCACGGCACCAGCACGCCGAAAAACCGCACCACCGAGTCCCACGTGCTGCACGAAATCGCCCGCGCCAACGGCATCGATGCTTGGCCGGTGGTGGCGATCAAGGCGTTCATCGGCCACTCCCAGGGCTCGGCGGCGGGTGATCAGCTGACCAGTGCCCTGGGCAGCTTCCAGCACGACCTGCTGCCCGGTATTCCCACGCTGGACGCGGTGGCAAGCGACGTCCACGCCGAGCGGCTGCGCTTTTTCCAGACGCCGCTCGCCTTTAAGGCAGACGCCAGCTTCATCAACGCCAAGGGCTTTGGCGGCAACAACGCCACCGGCGTGGTGCTCTCGCCCAGCGTCACCGAGCGGCTGCTCGAAAAGCGCCACGGCGACCAGGCCATGCAGGCGTGGCGAGCGCGCCGCGAAGACGTCCGCGCCCGCTCGAAAGCGTACCTGGCCCAGGCCGACCGCGGCCACTACGCGCCGCGCTACCAGTTCGGCGAGGCCGTGCTCGAAGGCCCGGAGCTTGGCATCGACATGGACCGCATCCATATTCCAGGCTACGCCCAGCCGGTGTCGTTGACGGTGGATAACCCCTTTGGTCGGCTCGACGACGAGGAGAGCGCATCATGA
- the trmB gene encoding tRNA (guanine(46)-N(7))-methyltransferase TrmB: MQHASRVVTSNQPGPHQDLARRVQRALAHPLKKPVADHSRQAFEQASLWREQTSAPLILDAGCGVGLSTRRLAERFPDHAVIGVDRSESRLGREHGAPPDNALLVRADLIDFWRLALAAGWAPERHYLLYPNPYPKAAHLKMRWHGHPVFPAVLALGGQLEVRSNWQIYIEEFAQAVALATHRQATVESLTPGPSYLTPFEAKYAQSGQPLWRLTCTLQSHTVGAQGLSNL; the protein is encoded by the coding sequence ATGCAGCACGCGTCTCGAGTCGTTACTTCCAATCAGCCCGGCCCCCACCAGGATCTGGCCCGGCGCGTTCAGCGCGCGCTGGCGCATCCGCTCAAAAAGCCCGTGGCCGACCACAGCCGCCAGGCGTTCGAGCAGGCCAGCCTCTGGCGTGAACAGACGAGCGCGCCGCTGATTCTCGATGCCGGCTGCGGGGTGGGCCTTTCGACAAGGCGGCTGGCCGAGCGGTTCCCGGACCACGCGGTGATCGGGGTGGATCGAAGCGAAAGCCGGCTGGGCCGCGAACACGGCGCGCCGCCGGACAACGCGCTGCTGGTGCGCGCCGATCTCATCGATTTCTGGCGGCTGGCGCTGGCGGCAGGCTGGGCCCCCGAGCGCCACTATCTGCTGTACCCCAACCCGTACCCCAAGGCCGCGCACCTGAAGATGCGCTGGCACGGCCACCCGGTGTTTCCCGCCGTGCTGGCGCTGGGTGGGCAACTCGAGGTGCGCTCGAACTGGCAGATCTACATCGAGGAGTTCGCCCAGGCGGTGGCGCTTGCCACTCATCGGCAGGCGACAGTCGAATCACTGACGCCAGGCCCTTCGTATCTGACGCCTTTCGAGGCGAAGTACGCCCAGAGCGGCCAGCCGCTTTGGCGCCTGACCTGTACGCTTCAAAGCCACACCGTGGGCGCTCAAGGGCTCTCGAATTTGTGA
- the dacB gene encoding D-alanyl-D-alanine carboxypeptidase/D-alanyl-D-alanine-endopeptidase, translated as MSRLSTFVRPARLAGAALAALVFSQPLWADFTRLGQLESKGFSISAEARLLGPDTHQVLGRINPERQLSPASVTKAYMSAALLSRFGPQHRFTTSLVSSAPVEAGVLRGDLVFEGGGDPGLTTEDLWRLVQRLQLAGVEQVDGALVVSQWRFGPVECVTTDRCNAQTRVTNAYSAPLTSAGVNFGAWCVNVAPAPVANAPAQASLCDSPQPLITIDNQVRTVPANSGTELSAVRITDERGDVMRVTGQISTNAAARDVYRGVGDPAEQTAQTLLSMLGQAGIRVRDPWRVTSARPSGASRLAAVDSKPLQELLLRTMNYSNNYMADVLALDLVETPQAQLYQAGQALEAFAHSIPGHGPVTLESGSGLTTGNRTSAQGVTAMLEAMFNQSALFPSFVAAFQSPANGVMRFIRRGPPGFQNNVMLKTGTLNEPFAVRAAAGYFRTAQGRWGVFSVLVNGTGTTPYLSWSEVLDPLALDLDAMITAH; from the coding sequence GTGAGTCGTTTATCAACGTTTGTTCGGCCGGCGCGGCTGGCAGGGGCGGCCCTGGCCGCGTTAGTGTTCAGCCAGCCGCTGTGGGCGGATTTCACTCGCCTTGGCCAGCTCGAAAGCAAGGGCTTTTCGATCAGCGCCGAGGCGCGGCTTTTAGGCCCGGATACCCACCAGGTGCTGGGGCGCATCAACCCGGAGCGCCAGCTGTCGCCCGCTTCGGTCACCAAGGCCTACATGAGCGCGGCGCTTTTGAGCCGCTTCGGGCCTCAGCACCGCTTTACCACGTCGCTGGTCAGCAGCGCGCCGGTCGAAGCCGGCGTACTGCGCGGCGATCTGGTGTTCGAAGGCGGCGGCGACCCGGGACTGACCACCGAGGATCTGTGGCGGCTGGTGCAGCGCCTTCAACTGGCCGGGGTCGAGCAGGTCGACGGGGCGCTGGTGGTCAGCCAGTGGCGCTTTGGCCCGGTCGAGTGCGTCACGACCGACCGCTGCAACGCCCAGACCCGCGTGACCAACGCCTACAGCGCGCCGCTCACCTCCGCCGGCGTCAACTTCGGCGCCTGGTGCGTGAACGTGGCGCCGGCGCCTGTCGCCAATGCGCCGGCGCAAGCGTCGCTGTGCGATAGCCCTCAGCCCTTGATCACGATCGACAACCAGGTACGCACCGTGCCCGCCAACAGCGGCACCGAGCTAAGCGCCGTGCGCATTACCGATGAGCGCGGCGACGTGATGCGCGTGACCGGTCAGATTTCGACCAACGCCGCCGCTCGGGACGTGTACCGCGGCGTTGGTGACCCGGCGGAGCAGACCGCCCAAACGCTTTTGAGCATGCTGGGCCAGGCGGGTATCCGCGTGCGCGACCCCTGGCGGGTCACCTCGGCGCGGCCGAGCGGGGCGAGCCGGCTGGCGGCGGTGGACAGTAAGCCCTTGCAGGAGCTTTTGCTGCGCACCATGAACTACTCCAACAACTACATGGCCGACGTGCTGGCGCTCGATCTGGTCGAGACGCCCCAGGCCCAGCTCTACCAGGCCGGCCAGGCGCTGGAGGCCTTCGCCCATTCGATTCCCGGCCACGGCCCGGTCACGCTTGAAAGCGGCAGTGGCCTGACCACGGGCAATCGCACCTCGGCCCAGGGCGTCACCGCGATGCTCGAGGCGATGTTCAATCAAAGTGCGCTGTTTCCAAGCTTCGTGGCGGCGTTTCAGTCGCCGGCCAACGGCGTGATGCGCTTCATTCGCCGCGGCCCGCCGGGCTTTCAAAACAACGTGATGCTGAAAACCGGTACGCTCAACGAGCCGTTTGCGGTGCGCGCCGCCGCGGGCTACTTTCGTACGGCCCAGGGGCGCTGGGGGGTGTTTAGCGTATTGGTGAATGGCACCGGCACCACGCCTTACTTAAGCTGGTCGGAGGTGCTCGACCCGCTGGCACTCGACCTGGACGCCATGATTACGGCCCACTAA
- a CDS encoding diacylglycerol kinase encodes MKPRHTGITHLIHSTRYSWKGLKAAFKNEAAFRQELVICTIMLPLAWWLADTAMAWLMLVGSLFMVLIVELLNSAVENVVDRIGTEHHELSGRAKDIGSAAVMLSLIMAGLTWGVLGWVKLAG; translated from the coding sequence ATGAAGCCAAGGCATACCGGAATAACCCACCTGATTCACTCCACGCGCTACTCGTGGAAAGGGCTCAAGGCGGCCTTTAAAAACGAAGCGGCCTTTCGTCAGGAGCTGGTCATCTGCACCATCATGCTGCCGCTGGCCTGGTGGCTGGCGGACACCGCGATGGCGTGGCTGATGCTGGTGGGCAGTCTGTTCATGGTGCTGATCGTCGAGCTTTTGAACAGCGCCGTGGAGAACGTGGTGGATCGTATCGGCACCGAGCACCACGAGCTCTCCGGCCGGGCGAAGGACATCGGCTCGGCGGCGGTGATGCTCTCGCTGATCATGGCGGGCCTGACCTGGGGCGTGCTTGGGTGGGTGAAGCTGGCCGGGTAG
- the glnE gene encoding bifunctional [glutamate--ammonia ligase]-adenylyl-L-tyrosine phosphorylase/[glutamate--ammonia-ligase] adenylyltransferase, which produces MQWNAAVLADAPEAVTPIAEQALNELFEALDKADNVASMTDKPLPSAFFETLTDARRFELYRVLTVSHFAAQTLGRYPGWLETLSDNGELDATPDKARQQTWLSEALSGVEDEEAMHRVVRRFRRARMLGIIWRDLNRGNGYAMWDTAQALSWLAEVAIEGALGWLEAFYAPRWGTPAPCRDGRPQRLVVLGMGKLGAGELNLSSDIDLIFAFAEKGETSGGRKPLAHQEYFTKLGQRLIAALDAVTADGFAFRVDMRLRPLGDGGPLVGSFSMLSSYYQDQGREWERYAMLKARPVGGDIEGGQALLESLRPFVYRRYLDFGAIESLRELKSMINREVKRKGMESNIKLGPGGIREVEFVVQAFQLIRGGRDTELQVASLKRALAELPKLELLPVEVVDELLTDYAFLRDVEHAIQALDDRQTQMLPDDDDERVRVAYALHMNWSELLAALDTARERVRRHFDAVIADPEEETADPEEGSIGLEQWRLLWRDELPEDEATAQLDAAGFNDPAAVLKRLKSFYHSRQVQSMQRIGFERLDALMPLLLDAVAEHDTPDTALERVQPLIESVLRRTAYLALLRENPHALEHLMRLCAPSPWIAQHLARYPILLDELLTPQTLYTPANKDALGDELRQTLNRLPEDDEEAQLEALRVFKHAKTLHVAASDIAGTRHLMKVSDYLTYIAEVILDAVLAMAWKHVARKHGVPEGASEFDPAFLIVGYGKLGGIELGYGSDLDLVFLHDSDGKGTTNGPRPLDTPVFYTRLGQRIIHLLTATTPAGSLYEVDMRLRPSGNAGLLVTSLKAFGEYQRQNAWTWEHQALVRARVVAGNETLAEKFSELRAELMTTPRELDKLKEDVIGMRRKMRDHLGTPPGKGQEKTFNLKQDAGGMVDIEFLCQYGVLALSHKTPALATYPDNMRILETLEEHDYLGEEEALALREAYLAYRSRTHRAALTGDKPLGDVEALAHHRDAVSRLWQRFLG; this is translated from the coding sequence ATGCAGTGGAACGCAGCGGTACTCGCAGATGCGCCCGAGGCGGTCACGCCGATCGCCGAGCAGGCACTCAACGAGCTTTTCGAGGCGCTCGACAAGGCGGACAACGTCGCCTCGATGACCGATAAGCCGCTGCCCTCGGCCTTCTTCGAGACGCTCACCGACGCCCGGCGGTTTGAACTCTACCGGGTGCTGACGGTGTCGCACTTCGCCGCGCAGACGCTTGGCCGCTACCCGGGCTGGCTCGAAACACTGTCAGACAACGGCGAACTCGACGCCACGCCGGACAAGGCGCGCCAGCAGACGTGGCTTTCTGAGGCGCTGTCCGGCGTTGAGGACGAAGAGGCCATGCATCGGGTCGTGCGCCGCTTTCGCCGTGCGCGCATGCTGGGCATCATCTGGCGCGATCTCAACCGGGGCAACGGTTACGCCATGTGGGACACCGCCCAGGCGCTCTCCTGGCTTGCCGAAGTGGCGATCGAAGGAGCGCTTGGCTGGCTCGAAGCCTTCTACGCCCCGCGCTGGGGCACCCCGGCGCCGTGTCGCGACGGCCGCCCCCAGCGGCTGGTGGTGCTGGGCATGGGTAAGCTCGGCGCCGGCGAGCTCAACCTCTCCTCCGATATCGACCTGATCTTCGCCTTCGCCGAGAAGGGCGAGACCAGCGGCGGGCGCAAGCCGCTGGCCCACCAGGAGTACTTCACCAAGCTCGGCCAGCGCCTGATCGCCGCGCTGGACGCGGTGACCGCTGACGGCTTCGCCTTTCGCGTCGACATGCGCCTGCGCCCGCTCGGCGACGGCGGCCCGCTGGTAGGCAGCTTTTCGATGCTGTCGAGCTACTACCAGGACCAGGGGCGCGAGTGGGAGCGCTATGCGATGCTCAAGGCGCGCCCGGTCGGCGGCGACATCGAAGGCGGCCAGGCGCTGCTTGAGAGCCTGCGCCCCTTCGTTTACCGGCGCTATCTCGACTTCGGCGCGATCGAGTCGCTTCGAGAACTCAAGTCGATGATCAACCGCGAGGTGAAGCGCAAGGGCATGGAGAGCAACATCAAGCTCGGCCCCGGCGGCATTCGCGAGGTCGAGTTCGTCGTCCAGGCATTTCAGCTGATTCGCGGCGGCCGCGACACCGAGCTGCAGGTCGCCTCGCTCAAACGCGCGCTGGCCGAGCTGCCCAAGCTGGAGCTATTGCCCGTTGAAGTCGTCGACGAGCTTCTGACTGACTACGCCTTTTTGCGCGACGTCGAGCACGCCATTCAGGCGCTCGACGATCGTCAGACGCAGATGCTGCCAGATGACGACGACGAGCGCGTGCGCGTGGCCTACGCGTTGCACATGAACTGGTCCGAGCTTTTAGCGGCGCTCGACACCGCCCGCGAACGCGTGCGCCGCCATTTCGATGCGGTGATCGCCGACCCGGAGGAGGAAACCGCCGACCCGGAAGAGGGCAGTATTGGCCTGGAGCAGTGGCGGCTTTTATGGCGCGACGAGCTGCCCGAGGACGAGGCGACGGCGCAGCTCGATGCCGCAGGCTTTAATGATCCGGCCGCGGTGTTAAAGCGCTTGAAAAGCTTCTATCACTCCCGCCAGGTACAGAGCATGCAGCGTATCGGCTTCGAGCGCCTGGACGCGCTGATGCCGCTGCTGCTCGACGCCGTGGCCGAACACGACACCCCGGATACGGCGCTGGAGCGGGTGCAGCCCTTGATCGAATCGGTGCTGCGCCGCACCGCGTACCTGGCGCTTCTGCGCGAAAATCCTCACGCGCTCGAGCATCTGATGCGCCTGTGCGCGCCGAGCCCCTGGATCGCCCAGCATCTGGCCCGCTACCCGATTCTGCTCGACGAGCTCTTGACGCCCCAGACGCTCTACACGCCGGCGAATAAAGACGCCCTGGGCGATGAGCTGCGCCAGACGCTCAACCGCCTGCCGGAGGACGACGAGGAGGCGCAACTCGAGGCGCTCAGAGTATTCAAGCACGCCAAGACCCTGCACGTGGCCGCCTCGGACATCGCCGGCACGCGCCATTTGATGAAGGTGAGCGACTACCTGACCTACATCGCCGAGGTGATACTCGACGCCGTGCTGGCGATGGCCTGGAAGCACGTGGCGCGCAAGCACGGCGTGCCCGAAGGCGCCAGCGAGTTCGATCCGGCATTTCTGATCGTCGGCTACGGCAAGCTGGGCGGGATCGAACTCGGCTACGGCTCGGATCTGGATCTGGTGTTTTTGCACGACAGCGACGGCAAGGGCACGACCAACGGGCCGCGCCCGCTCGACACGCCGGTGTTCTATACCCGCCTTGGGCAGCGCATCATCCACCTGCTCACCGCCACCACGCCCGCCGGCAGCCTGTACGAGGTGGACATGCGCCTGCGCCCATCCGGCAACGCCGGGCTTTTGGTGACCTCGCTCAAGGCCTTCGGCGAGTACCAGCGCCAGAACGCCTGGACCTGGGAGCACCAGGCGCTGGTGCGCGCCCGTGTGGTGGCGGGCAACGAGACGCTGGCTGAAAAATTTTCTGAGCTTCGCGCTGAGCTTATGACCACGCCTCGCGAGCTCGACAAATTAAAAGAGGACGTCATCGGCATGCGTCGCAAGATGCGCGATCACCTGGGCACGCCGCCGGGCAAGGGGCAGGAGAAGACGTTCAATTTGAAGCAGGACGCTGGCGGCATGGTGGATATCGAGTTTCTCTGCCAGTACGGCGTGCTCGCGCTCTCCCACAAGACGCCGGCGCTTGCCACCTACCCGGACAACATGCGCATTCTGGAGACGCTCGAGGAGCACGACTACCTGGGTGAGGAGGAGGCGCTGGCGCTTCGCGAGGCGTACCTGGCCTATCGCAGCCGCACCCACCGCGCGGCGCTGACCGGCGACAAGCCCCTGGGCGATGTCGAAGCGCTGGCGCATCACCGCGACGCGGTTTCCCGCCTCTGGCAGCGTTTTCTGGGCTGA
- a CDS encoding AEC family transporter codes for MTGHILATLLPVFLIAAAGALYGRLRTTNIATLNTLNMELFVPLLVFAVLADRQAPLADYAWLGGAAALVVLGSGALLWPLAGRLKLDRRVFLPSMMFNNSGNMGIPLLVFAFGEAALPAAVVVFIVEMLLHFSVGIYMVDARASIARTLRMPIVAASIAGLVVNGAGIDLPGWLLEAMHMLGEVCIPLMLFALGVRLLEVDLGEWRTGLLGALLCPLSGLVIALPLMAVLPLDSLQLATLLVFAALPPAVLNYLVAEQYDAEPQRVASLVLIGNLGSLVVMPLVLGATFAFVRAPI; via the coding sequence ATGACCGGTCATATCCTCGCAACGCTCTTACCGGTATTTCTAATCGCCGCGGCGGGGGCGCTTTACGGGCGCCTGCGCACGACGAACATCGCTACCCTCAATACGCTCAACATGGAGCTGTTCGTACCGCTTCTGGTGTTCGCCGTGCTGGCGGACCGCCAGGCGCCGCTGGCCGACTATGCTTGGCTCGGCGGGGCGGCGGCGCTGGTAGTGCTCGGCTCTGGGGCGCTTTTGTGGCCGCTGGCGGGGCGTCTCAAGCTCGACCGCCGAGTGTTTTTGCCGTCGATGATGTTCAACAACTCCGGCAACATGGGCATACCGCTTCTAGTGTTCGCCTTTGGCGAGGCGGCGCTACCCGCGGCGGTGGTGGTGTTCATCGTCGAAATGCTGCTGCACTTCTCGGTGGGCATTTACATGGTCGACGCCCGCGCTTCCATTGCGCGGACGCTGCGTATGCCGATCGTCGCGGCGAGTATTGCGGGCCTTGTGGTCAACGGGGCGGGGATCGATCTTCCGGGCTGGCTGCTGGAAGCGATGCACATGCTGGGGGAGGTGTGTATTCCGCTTATGCTGTTTGCGCTCGGTGTGCGCCTGCTGGAGGTGGATCTTGGCGAGTGGCGCACCGGGCTTTTAGGGGCGCTGCTCTGCCCGCTTTCGGGGCTTGTGATAGCGCTGCCGCTGATGGCGGTGCTACCGCTTGATTCACTGCAGCTGGCAACGCTTCTGGTCTTTGCCGCGCTCCCACCGGCGGTGTTGAACTACCTGGTCGCCGAGCAGTACGATGCCGAGCCCCAGCGGGTTGCTTCGCTGGTGCTGATCGGCAACCTGGGAAGTTTGGTCGTCATGCCGCTGGTGCTGGGTGCGACGTTTGCCTTCGTTCGCGCCCCGATTTAA